The genomic interval ATCAGGGAACTGATTGGCAATGAACCCACAACGGACCTGATTGCCCTGGACGTATTCGAAGAGCTGAAGAAGCGCTTCGACGTCTACATGCTCAGAGTCCCTTACAAGGCCATGGGAGAAGTGGATAAAGAGATTCACGCATCATGGGAGGAGGCGTTGGGCAAGGACCGCGTGATTGTCATGCAGACTCCCCGCAGAGTAGTGGACATCATCTTGGGTCTGATAGCCGCAAGCGTGGAACGGTTTGATGCATACAAGGAGAGAATCGAGGTTCGTCAGACTCCCGAACAGGTGGACCAGGTCTTCTCGAGTCTGGACGGCCTGAGACTACGAGAACGCGCTTATGTCTACAAGCTGCAGGCCCTCAAGTGTCCCTCGTGCGGTGCGAGTATTCAGGAGATGCCCTCGCCGGACCATCCCGTGAAGTGCCAGTACTGCCAGGTGCTCCTGGTGAGGATGTAATGCTGACGGTTGAAGGCAAGACCATTGGAGAGTGCTGGAGGCAGGCCGTCCTTCGTATCATCCATGATGGCAGGAGGACCTGGGATGGCGATTTGCAACTCAGGGAGCTCCTGCACGTCACGCTTGCGATTGAGCATCCAGACGAGAATGACCCCATGGCGCTGCGTCCCAGTCAGTTGGCCATGCGCGAGTGGATGCGTTCCAACTTCGAACATGTGGGACGCATCAAAGAACTCAGGGACTCGTGGAGCTATGCGTGGCGGCTGCACAGCTTTCAGGGCCATGACCAGCTTCGGTGGGTGGTGGAATGTCTGACGAAAAAGCCGGAGTCCAAGTCGGTCACCATCACCATGTTGCAGGCGGCTGGCACAGAGGATTACATCCCGTGTGTGAGTCTACTGGACTTCAAGCTCCGTGACGGGGTTCTCATTCTGACCGTCACCTGCAGGAGCCTTGACTTTGGACAGAAGGCCCTTCACAACCTCTGTAGCTTGTCACACGTTGCCCGCAGTGTGTGTGAACAGCTGTCCTGCAAGACCCACCGCCTCCATGTCCTCGTCATCTCGGCTCATGTGTACGAACGGGATGTCGCATCACTCGTATCGGATCTGGAGGTGTCGCCCTTTGAATGAGGAACACTGGTTTCGCGTTCTTCGTAACGGCGCCCACCACTATGATGAGAATCTAAGCCGACTCAAGGAGCTGCTTGTGGCGAACAGAGGATACGTCTGGGAGAGACCGGTGGGGGAAGATGTGATCCTGCTCCTCTCTGGGGGAATGGACTCCGTCGTGCTTGCAGACGTCCTGCTCAGAGAGTGGGACTGCCGTGTCGTGCTGATGCACTTCCTACGCGGTGCAAGAAGTCAGAAGTGGGAAGAAGCCTCCTTTGACTACTTCTGTGACTTCTATCGCAACAGGTATCCGAAGCAAGTGCTTGACTGTGTGAAGGTGTCCCTGGAGGTACCGCTACGACTGCATCGAGAGTTCATGGACTCGGCCCGTCAGAAGGTCATGGGCTTGCCGCTGCGAAATGCAACCATGTGGTTCAACGCAATGGCGCAGGCAGTGTTTCTGAGCGGAAAGTGGGGGCGGACCATCAGGACGGTCGTCACAGGTTCGGTAGGAGAGGACGACACGAGCCCTGAGTCGGGACTCCTTGCCGTGCTGGCCGCGACCGTTGCCACATGCTGCTGTCTGGGGATGTGGACCTATCAGGTGAGTGCGCCATTCATTGATGGTACACTGGGCCGCAAGTGGACGAAGGTCGATGTCATCGAGTACTCTGAGAACCACTCCATCCCTCTCGACCGAACGCGCTCGTGTTTTGAGGACAACAGCCAGCCGTGCGGCAAGTGCCTCGGTTGCACAAACAGAGACAAGGCTTTCAGTCTGTACGCTCAGAGGAGTGCAACGTGAACAACCGGATTGGGCTCATGCTCTCTGCAAGACCAGACATGAAGTACTCGAGCCAAATACTGAGGTCTCCGCTTGTTCTGGGGGCCCGCATGAACACTGGCGCACCAGTCACTGGTTCGAAGGTCTCTGCAGTGCGTGGCTTCCGCCACATGCTAGAGCCGAAACAGGCATGGATTGACTTGAAGTGCAGAGAGCTGCGTCTGGTGGAGACCGCCACCATTCCCGGGGACAGACTTGAACTGAACCACTCGATATCTGTCAGGACTCCAACGGCGGTCTACTACAATGACGGTGCAGGCGTGCTCGTGGTAGACCGAGTGGAAGAAGGGAGGTTCCTCGTCATCCGACCACCGAAGATGCAGACAGAGGGCGGCTCACTCACACTGGGCAAGGGGGCTTCCCTGAACATCCCGGACAACACACTCCACGTGGATGGCTTTCTCACTGAGAGTGACATCGAGTACATTGAGGCCTGCGTTGAGGCTGACCTTCACAACTACTTGCTATCTTTCGTCGAGTCGCGAGCAGACTTGAAGCAGCTCAGGGACTTGGACCCCCTGGCCAACGTGATACTCAAGGTCGAGTCGAAGAGGGGACTCCGTTTCGTCGCTGAGGACTTTGATCCGGTGAGGGACAGAGCAACTCTGCTGCTCGCAAGAGGCGACCTGTTTGTAGAGCTCGACTACGTTCATCAGATACTTGGTGCCGCAAGAGACCTGATTGCAAGAGACCCCAACGCAATCGCCGCATCGCGGCTTCTACTCTCCTTCATGAGGGAAGACTCAATGCCCAGCTGTGCGGATGTGTTTGACGTCGGGTATCTGCTTGAGATTGGGTACCGGCAGTTCCTCCTCGGCGACGAAGTGTGCACGGATGAGACCACCCTGTCAAGTGTCATTGGGTTCTTCTCTGCATTGGAGAAAGACTACTTCTCAGCGCGAAAGGCGTAGGCTACTTCCATCGATGAGGACGGTGACGCACATTGAAGGCGCGTTGACAAGCGCTGTCCCGTCCGACTGCCTAACGCGTGCCGGTCTGCTGACGAAGATGCAATGCGCACTGGCATGGCTGCAAGGTGAAGCCAGGCATGTCTATCATCGTTCTCTCAGGACTCTGGCACTGCTGCTCTTGACCCAATACCTTCGGTCACCTCACCCGCACGTGAATGTACGATTGCGCGGACTGCGCTGCGAGATAACAGAGAATAGAGACCCCTACCCGTCGAGGTAGGGTCTGGTCAGTGGACCGATGGATCTGTCTGATTGACATGGACGCTTTCTTCGCGTCAGTTGAACAGTATCGTAATCATCCTGAGTTGATAGGGAAGCCCGTCTGTGTCGGACATGACCCACGAGGCGGCCACGGGAGAGGTGTCGTGCGGTCAGCGTCATACGAGGCTCGGGCGGCGGGCGTGAAGTCTGGGATGCCGGTCTCAAGAGCTTACTGGCTCTGCACGGATGCTGTGTTCATAGACGGAGACTTCGCAAGCTATCTTGAGGCATCAGAGGAAGTCATGTCAGTGCTTGCGGAGTTTGCAGACGGAGGGAGGCTGCGAAGAGCGAGCATCGATGAGGCGTATATCGAGATAACGTCGGGCGTGGCGGCGTATGAGAGCCCTCGTGCAATGGCCCGAGCCATACAGGAAGCAGTGAAGGCCAAGACACAGCTTCCGTGCTCGATTGGTGTGGCTTCAAGCATGTCGGTGGCAAAGGTCGCATGCAAGATGCACAAACCGATGGGAATCACCGTCGCGCCTCAGGAACCGGATGAGGTCAGACGATTCCTCGCGCCCCTTCCCGTGAGTGCGATCAATGGAGTAGGTGAGAAGACGACCATGCATCTGAACAGCCATGGCATTGAGACGCTCGGTCAGATTCAGGCGATGACCCTTCCGGAGCTGTGGCCTATCATGGGCAAGTCTTCAGTATGGCTTCATCAGAGAGCCAGTGGGATTGACGACCGGCCAGTCATTGACAGCGGACCGCATGTGCGGATGTCCATCGGAAAGGACAGGACATTCATGGAGGATGTTGATCCCAAAGAGACCGAAGTGCTCAGAGACTCCGTCTCAATGGTCTGTACGAGGATTGCAGACAAGATTGCTTCCAAGTCGCTGCTCTACAAGACCGTCACTGTGAAGATGAGATATGCCGATTACGATACATTACAGAGGAGCAGAAGCCTGCCCGTGGCCACTGATGACCGACAGACACTCACCGCACTCGCACTCGAGCTGTTTGAGCGCAACCGGGATCCACACAGAGCAATGCGTCTCATAGGGGTGAGGGTCTCCGGTCTCGAAGAGAGGGGGCCCCAGATGCTTCTGACCGAGTTTGTCTGATGCGGTTGTGCGATGTCAGCGACCGCCTCTTGACTGACGGGGGA from Candidatus Thorarchaeota archaeon carries:
- a CDS encoding 7-cyano-7-deazaguanine synthase produces the protein MNEEHWFRVLRNGAHHYDENLSRLKELLVANRGYVWERPVGEDVILLLSGGMDSVVLADVLLREWDCRVVLMHFLRGARSQKWEEASFDYFCDFYRNRYPKQVLDCVKVSLEVPLRLHREFMDSARQKVMGLPLRNATMWFNAMAQAVFLSGKWGRTIRTVVTGSVGEDDTSPESGLLAVLAATVATCCCLGMWTYQVSAPFIDGTLGRKWTKVDVIEYSENHSIPLDRTRSCFEDNSQPCGKCLGCTNRDKAFSLYAQRSAT
- the dinB gene encoding DNA polymerase IV, yielding MDRWICLIDMDAFFASVEQYRNHPELIGKPVCVGHDPRGGHGRGVVRSASYEARAAGVKSGMPVSRAYWLCTDAVFIDGDFASYLEASEEVMSVLAEFADGGRLRRASIDEAYIEITSGVAAYESPRAMARAIQEAVKAKTQLPCSIGVASSMSVAKVACKMHKPMGITVAPQEPDEVRRFLAPLPVSAINGVGEKTTMHLNSHGIETLGQIQAMTLPELWPIMGKSSVWLHQRASGIDDRPVIDSGPHVRMSIGKDRTFMEDVDPKETEVLRDSVSMVCTRIADKIASKSLLYKTVTVKMRYADYDTLQRSRSLPVATDDRQTLTALALELFERNRDPHRAMRLIGVRVSGLEERGPQMLLTEFV